Part of the Sphingorhabdus pulchriflava genome is shown below.
AGTCCGAGCAATGCTGCTCCAGCGCAGGCGCTGGCGACCAACCACCCCTGTTCCGCGCCAAAAACCTGCCAGATCGAAATTCCAAGACCCAACGCGACTGGAATCAATAGCGGAAGGCGTTCCTGTTCGGATTCCAGCCAGATATCGACGGTGGAAAGCCATTTGCTGCCCGAATGGTCGGCTGTGATCGATATGGGTTCATCGATAGCAAATTGCATGTTGCGGCCAGCCCTGAAACCAGTGCCCCACCACAAAGTCTGTTATGCTTGTGTTTCAACGAGAAACAAGCCGTTTTCGATACCCTTGACGCGCCGCACAAAACTGCGCAAGGAAGCCGCGACAAGGGGCATATTCCGACCTCGGTCTTGCTATGCCTGTATTTTCGTCTCCCGCCTCTTGTGAGGCTGCCAAAACTATAAAAACAACCGGATTTGGCGGTTTGACAGGAGTAAATGAAATCGGCTTTCCCCGGCCAAATGAGTGAATGGAACGCGCATGACAAACAAGGTTGCGACTCTCAACTTGGGTGACCAGCAGGTCGACCTGCCAGTGGTATCCGGGACAGTGGGTCCGGATGTTATCGACATTCGCAAGCTCTATGCCCAGACCGATTGCTTCACCTTTGACCCGGGCTTTACCTCAACCGCCAGCTGTGAATCGCAGTTGACCTATATCGATGGCGATGAAGGCGTGTTGTTGCACCGCGGCTATTCGATCGAGGAACTGTCAGAAGAGTCGAGCTTCATGGAAGTGTCCTACTTGTTGCTGAACGGCGAACTGCCGTCGAAGCAGGAACTGGACGATTTCAGTTACACCATTTCGCGGCACACGATGCTGCACGAGCAGTTGGCGACTTTCTACCGTGGGTTCCGTCGCGACGCGCACCCGATGGCGATCATGTGCGGCGTGGTTGGTGCGCTGTCGGCATTCTACCATGACTCGACCGACATTGCCGATCCGGTGCAGCGCAAGATTGCCAGCCACCGCCTGATTGCCAAAATGCCTACCATTGCGGCGATGGCCTATAAATATTCGGTCGGACAGCCCTTCATCTATCCCGACAACAAGCTGTCTTACACCGGCAACTTCCTGCGCATGACCTTTGGCGTTCCGGCTGAAGAATATGAAGTCATTCCGGCAGTCGAGCAGGCGCTGGATCGCATTTTCATCCTGCATGCAGACCATGAACAGAATGCGTCGACCTCCACCGTGCGCCTTGCCGGTTCGTCGGGTGCCAATCCCTTTGCCTGTATCGCAGCGGGCATTGCCTGCCTGTGGGGCCCGGCACATGGGGGTGCCAATGAAGCGGCGCTCAACATGCTGCGCGAAATTGGTACGCCCGACAAGATTCCGCACTATATCGAACGTGCGAAGGACAAGAATGATCCGTTCCGCCTGATGGGCTTTGGTCACCGCGTTTACAAAAATTATGACCCGCGTGCGACCGTCATGCAGAAAACGGTGCGCGAAGTGCTGACCGCGCTCAAGGTCAATGACCCCATTTTCGAAGTTGCGATGCAGCTTGAAGAAATGGCGCTCAACGACCCTTATTTCATCGAGAAAAAGCTGTTCCCGAATGTCGATTTCTATTCGGGTATCATATTGTCGGCGATCGGTTTCCCGACCACGATGTTTACCGTTCTCTTCGCCCTCGCCCGCACCGTGGGCTGGGTCGCGCAGTGGAATGAAATGATTTCCGATCCCGGCCAGAAAATCGGCCGTCCGCGTCAGTTGTACACTGGCCCGACTGCGCGTCCTTACGTGCCGGTCAGCAAGCGCTAAATCAGATTGGCTTTAGGAAGGCTGAGCGTAAACATCGCTCCGCCTTCCGGGCTTTCGCCGACTACCAATTCGCCGTGCATTGCGCGCGCCAACCGGCGTGAGATGTAGAGGCCCAAGCCACTGCCACCATCGCCGCTGCGGCCGAGGCGTTCGAACTTTTCGAAAACGCGCTGCCGGTCTTCGGCCTTGATGCCCTGCCCCTGGTCAGAGACGGAAAGCGACGACGATACGGGATCGATCGAGACGGTAACCAAACTGCCGTCGGGCGCATAGCGTATTGCGTTGCCGACCAGATTGAGGACGATCTGCAATATCCGGCGAAACTCGCCAATCACCGGCACTTTCAGGTCAGCGGACGGCAGCACAAGTTCGATGTGATGGTCGGCAGCTTTGAGCGCCAGCAATCCGCCAACCCTGCGCGCAATATCGCCCAGTTCGACCTCTTCGCTCGCGACGTTGAAGTCGGCCCGGTCGATGGCATCCAGATCCTCCAAGTCGCCGACCAGTTCGGCCAGGTGGCGCGCAGCCGTTGCAATATCCTGCGCATAGCCGGCATAGCTTTCATCAATATGTCCGTTCAGCCGCGAGCCAATCGTCTGCGCATTGGCCATGATCCGGCTGAGCGGTTGCCGCACCGCCGAGGCAAATTGGCGCCCAAAGCCAAGGCCGGATCCGCCCGATATCGCAGAAGGCTCCTGCTCGGCTTGTGACAGCATCGCGGCCTCGACAAAGCGGGCGTGAAATCCGACCAGTTTGCCATTCTCGTTGACCGCGGGGTCAGCCGAGAAAAGCAAGGCGGTTCCGTTGGGGGTGATGACGGGGAGCGGACCAATGGTCTCGCATTGGGCGAGCAAATCGCTCCACGACAATTCGGTCGACTTGAGCTGGAGCAAATCCTCAATCCGCCGGCCTTGCACGACACCGCCAAATAGTGAACGGATGCTCGCCGTCGCGCGAATTACCAGGCCATTGGGCGCAATCGACAAGGCCGTGCGCGTGGCCAGGCGATAGGGGCTCGCCGCTATGGTCGCCGCTTCGGCGGACGCATCTGGCCCCCAAAGATGTTCGTGCCAGCCCAAAATTGATAGGCGAATGCCCTCAACCGACGGCTGCGCCTCAACCCATAGGTCAAGATCATGCGTCCGGTCGGCAACGCGTACCAGGCGTTCGACACGCACGCCGGTCTTGGCACTCAATTGCACCAGCTCGAGCAGTTTAGGCACGGCCAATATGCCACTTTCAACCCCGCCGCTTTCGTCGTGCAGACGGCGCAATTGCGGATCAGCAGACAGCAGACGCCCGTCGGGATCGCACATCGCCTTGATCGGAATGACGAGAAAAGGGGGCCGAACCGGCATCAGCTATCGGCTCCGCCAAAACGCCACAGGCTGATTTGCCGACGCGCTTCTTGCGGCGAAAGCTGCGTAAAGCTGCGCACATATGCCGGAAGCTGGAAGTCGTCTTTCCGTTGCCCACGCAACAAAGTCAGCTGTTGGGAAGCAGCGTCAAAGTCGAGGTCCCGGGCGCGCAATATAGTCAAAATCGGTGCAGCGGAATTTTCATCGATCAGGCGGATGACGCGATCAAAATGCAGATCGAATTCCTGCACAATCGCGGCAACGAAAAGGGGTATCCCGGCGGTGGCCGGATCGAGCAGTTCGGCGCGCGCGGCATCAGACAGTGAAAAGGCCAGTTTGGCAGCCGCCGCCTGCAGCGTTTGCGCTTCATCATGCCCAGCCAATATCCGGTGCCCTGCGGCTACCAGCGCCGCCGCATCATCCTCATTGCATTCCGCATCGGTCCGAAACACGGCGATGACGCGCCAGACAAGCAAATGCAGAAGGTCTGCCGGCAACTGCCTAGCTATGCCTATAGGCCGGTTTCCGCGGCTAGCGCCTTCGGCCGCCAGAAATGTGACCGCCAGGCTTTGCAGATTGGCATCGCCCGATAGCGCCAGCTTCGCCGGCAGTTGTTCGAGCGACTCAAACCGCGCGGCATCCATGCGTTCCTGCAGATTTTCTTCGGCGATGCGGGCCAAGCAATATTCAATCAAACGGGGTTCACGCAGAAGACCGGCCTTGCTCAAAATCTTCCAGCTTTGCGGGTCGGCATCGCTATCGGTCGTCAGCCCGAGCAATTGCTCGACGCCGCTGACAATCTGACGAAGCGTGAAGAGCAGAGACGCCTGAAGTTCTTCGCTGGGAGTTTCCAATACGCGCGGGAACAGCAGATACGACAAGTCCTCGCACAGCAACTGTGCGTCTGCCGCACAGGCTGTCGCGGCCCGTAATAGGTCGTTCCCTGCATCGTTCGCCAATTGTTGCGTTCCGATTTACCGTTTTTGACGCGCCAATATAGGCGTTTCGGGGTTAATTAGCCTTTAACTCTGATTGGCAGACGCCGATTTTCTCGCATCTATAGCGAGCAGCGCGAGTTTGATCAGCAGAACCACCTTCAATGCCGGTACAACCAGCCCTGCGGCGCTTGCGCCGGTCAGCAGCAGGGCAATCGGAATGAGCGAGAATTGCCGCGAAAGCCCGCGCTTCGCCAAAGGTTTCTGCATCCAGAACGCCAATACCAACAATACAGTCAGAAACAGGCTCTCCAGGGGCGCTTCACCGACAGCCCATAATGTTAGAGCGAGAGCAAGTGCTAGCAAGCCGAGCGAAGCATCGCCGACATAATCCCTCCGGTTCCGATAATCCGCCGAAAGACACAGTTTGCGAAAAGGCGAAAGGACCAGCGCCAGCGAACCTGCCGCAGTCGCACCGACGACGATTTCGAAATACCCCAACAGCGCCGAAACCGCAGAAAAAGCCGGAACCGAAAGCGAAGTGGCAATGACGGCCCATGGCCTAGCCAATATTGCTGGCAGCCATTTCCGGCCAATCCTGTTCAAACCTTTGCCGAAGACATCTTCGCTATCCAGACTGGCAGGGAGAAGGTGCTCCTCAGCGATTTCGATCGTTCCTGCGCCGCCAACCTTGTTCAAGCGATTGGCGAGTACCAGCCCGGCCTCCATATCCTGCAAGGGCACGCCAGACTGCAAAGCCTGACGCAGCAAACAGGAATCGAGGCTCCAACCTTCCGGAATGACACTTGCCTGCCGGGCAATCATGCCGTCGATCATGGCAAGCCCGGCCCAGCGACTGGCGAGGTCTATGCGTTCAAAGGCGACGTGTTCGGGCTGTTCGGGAAGGCGTGCGATAAAGCGCCCTGTATGCTGCAGCAGCCCGGCTAAATTGTCGTCGCTGATCTGGATATCGGCGGATTTGACGAAAACAGGCTGGCTGTCGGTCACCAGCGCGGTGAGATCGGCAGGTGTACGCAAAATGCGAATATTGAACCCGGGCCGGTCGAGCTGTTCGACGATTGTCGGCAGTGCGGGCGGAACCGATTCCACCGAAACGGCGACCTTGGATACACCAAGCCGCTCGAGTTGCTTCAACTGGTGAAACAGGAAGGGTTTACCTAGCATGGGCTGGAAAGCGGGATGTGGCACACCGTCGAGACCACCTCCGACACATAACAGCACGAGCGGCGAAGATGCTTCCTGTTCGACAATTGAGGCCATCGCTCCGCTATGGCGCGGAGGGAGATTTTGCCAAGCAAAAACGGCTCAGCCGGTCAATCGCGCAGCTGAATTTCTTTAAGGGCGGTCGAGAGCTTTCTGACGATCACGGGATCGCCCGGAGCTCCAGCCATGGCTTCGTCAGCCAGTTCGATCAATTCCGATACGCCGAAACTGGCCGCCAATCCTTTGATGCGATAGCAGCTATATTGCCAGTTGGCGTCACACCGAGAGCGTGAAAGCAGGTCCACCTGGCGCGTTGCACTTTCGATGAAAGCGGCGCGCAACTCGGCAATCAGCGCCGGATCATCGCCTGCAGCGGCGGTCAAAGCTGTGTTAAATGCGCCATATTCCATCGACATTCGGCATCAGATATAGTCTTTTGGTTAAGTTTGCGTTTCACGAACTCTAAAATATGGTAAACATGTCCCATGACGGCACATTCCAAAATCGTCGAGATCAATCGTTCGCAGGGCGATGCGAACGTTATTGAAGCTGCGGAAAGCAGCCCGGTCGCCTTTCAGGATGATCAGGAAAACGTCGCTGATTCAGCCCATTATGGTGAAGAGGAATGGCAGGATGAGCCTGTCCAGAGCCGGCCGTGGGGAAGGATCGCGCTATTCAGCCTGCTCTCCATAGCGGCATTGGGTTGGACCGGATTTTTCATCTGGGGCCATTTGGCCGAAATCATGGCGCTTCCGACACCAGTCAGGGCCAGCGAGTTGATCATAGGCTGGTCGGTGCCAACTGCCCTGATTGCGGTTCTGTGGCTGCTGGCAATGCGGCTGAGTTCAACTGAGGCTCGTCGGTTTGGTGATGTGGCGGCTTTGTTGCGTAGTGAGAGTGAGACGCTTGAAACACGCATGCGGAATGTGAATGGCGAAATTGCCCTCGCCCGCTCATTTCTTGCCGAAAATGCGCGGGAGCTTGAATCCGTTGGCCGCTTGTCCGCCCAACGCCTGACAGAGGCCGCAGAGCAGCTGTCCACGGCATTGAGCGATTCAGATGAACGCGCCAAAATGCTGCAAGTCGCCAGCAACGCGGCGGTCACCAATGTCGAACAATTGCGCAATCACCTTCCCGTAGTGACCAGCGCAGCCAAGGATGCGACCAACCAGATCGGTATCGCCGGAAACACGGCGCATAGCCAGATCCAGTCCATCATCAGTGCATTGGCCATCATGGACGAAAAGGCCGCTTTGGCTGGAGACCATCTGGGTGCCCTGGATACCAGCATCAACAACAGCGCAAACGCGCTGGAAACACGGATTACCGACAGCAGCGCAAAATTGTCGTCTTCAGTGCAGGATTCCGAAAGCCGCGCATCCAATTTGCTCGCACAACTGGCCGACAGCGTTGGAAATGTCGAGCAACGCATCACCGACATTGCCGCGAAAATCGACGCTCGGGTATCCGACAGCCATCAAAGACTGGCCGGAAATCTCGATGAGCTGGGAACTTCAATCGCCCATCTTGAAGCGGTCACCGACGCGCAAGATGCAAGCAGTTCTGCGCTTGTCGAACGTATTAAATCGTCAATTACCGATTGCCAATCGCATCTGGCCAATTTCAATGCGGACGCCACCGACCAGATTGCCAAACTGGCATTTGCTGTATCGGCCCTTTCGGGCAAGAGCGGCGAGTTGGGTGAAAATCTGACCGCAACACAGGCGCAAACCGACGGCTTGATTGCAAAAGTCGCGGATATGCAAAATGGTTTGGCGTCTATCACCAACGAAACTTCGGAAGCCCTGATCGGTCATCTTGGCCAGATCGAGGCCCGCTTTGCTGACACCCGTACAGCATTTGAAGCGGTGCGTAGCGAACTTGAGCAGGCAGATGCGGGCAGCAATGCCCTGCTTTCCTCGATTTCCTCGCTCGAAAATCTGGTCGCGACCCAACGTTCCGCTATCGAAGAATTGCTGGGCAGTTCTTCCGAGCACTTTGCCAACCAGCAGGAACAGGTCGACGCACTGTCAACCGCGATCACCCACACGCGGGCCGTCCTGGAAGAGTTATCAGGTGTTGCCAATGACCAGCTTGTTTCATCGCTGCTGCGTGTGCGCGAAACGACCAAGCAGGCCGCTGACAACAGCCGGAAGATTGTCGAAGGTGAACTGGCGCATATTGCCGACAAGCTGACCGAACAAAATCGCTTGGCTATCGAAAGCGCAGTCGACAGTCAGGTCAAGGTGCTTGATGTCGCGATGCGGGACGCGCTGGATCGCAACCTGACGCTTGCGGCCGATGTTGAAGAGAAAATCGCTGCACAGATGAAGCTGGTGGATGATATGGCCAGCAATCTGGAACAACGGGTTTCAACAGCCCATGCAAGCTTTGGCGGTTTGGATGACGAAGGGTTCGCTCGTCGTATGGCGTTGCTCACTGAATCGCTGAATTCTGCCGCTATCGACGTCGCCAAAATCCTTTCCAACGAAGTCACCGATACGGCTTGGGCCGCATATTTAAAGGGCGACCGGGGCGTATTCACCCGCCGTGCGGTCCGGCTACTCGACAGTGGCGAGGCAAAGATCATTGCGGCGCACTATGACGACGACGCCGAATTCCGCGATCATGTTAATCGCTACATCCACGATTTCGAGGCGATGATGCGTGTGCTGCTCAGCACCCGCGATGGCAATGCAATCGGGGTAACCTTGTTGTCATCGGATGTTGGCAAACTCTATGTCGCACTGGCGCAGGCCATTGAACGCCTCAGGAACTGATTATTCGGGTCCTTTGACCAGAAAATCAAAGCTCGTCCTGTCGATCCAGCCATAGGTATAATTGGCGTAGAACAGGCCGAACAATATCGCCGACAATAATGTCGTATATGCAATAACCCGTAGCGGCCTGAAATTTCCGGGCGCGCTATCAGCCTGCCCGACCGTTTTCTCCATGCCCAATTCTTCATGCGTCCGCACGCCGATGGGAAGAATGACGAAGGCGCTGAGGACCCAGAACAGCGCGTAAATTGCAAATATCGAGAACCAGTTCATGCTGTCTCCACAATCAACACGTCAACAATCGGCTTTTTACCAGTCCAGCTGGTCGCCACACGACGCACCGCCAGCCGGACGGATTCGCGCAGACTATCCATATCACCGCGCCATTCCTTGACCGTTTTTTCGATAGCCTGTCCCGCTTCGTCCAGAAAATCTTCCAGATCCTCTTCAATCGGAACGCCATGAACGCGGATGACCGGATCGCCGAGCAGATTATCATCGCCGTCCAACGCAATCGCCACGCTGACCAGGCCATACCAGGACAGGCGGCGACGCTGGTTGATGGTATCGCCATTGGCGGCAATGATTGTGTCGCCATCTACCGCCAGACGACCGGTATGTTCTTCACCAATCTTTTCAGGCCCCTTGGGCGCGAGGCGGACGACGTCGCCATTGGACTGGACGATTGCCTGCGCAATCCCCTGATGCAATCCGAAACGGGCTTGCTCCGCCATATGGCGGCGCTCGCCATGGACGGGCACCAATATTTGCGGGCGGATCCATTCATAAAGTTTGGCTAGTTCCGGACGGCCCGGATGGCCGGACACATGGACATGTGCCTGCTTTTCGGTGACGGTCAGGATGTTGCGCCGCGCCAGATGGTTCATCACATGGCCGATGGCAATTTCGTTGCCGGGAATCTGCTTTGACGAAAAGATGACGGTGTCGCCCTCCTCCAGCTTCACCGGATGGTTGCCTTCGGCGATGCGCGCCAAAGCGGCTCGTGCCTCGCCCTGCCCACCGGTGGCGACGACCATCACTTCATGCCGGGGCAAACCGTCGACCGCCTCCATATCGACCAGTTCGGGCAGGTCCTTGAGATAGCCGGTGGCTTGTGATGCCTGGATGATTTTCTGGAGCGAGCGTCCGGCAAAGCACAGTTTACGGCCCGTTTCTCGCGCAACTTCACCCAGCGTCTGCAACCGTGCTGCATTTGACGCAAAGGTCGTGACAACGACGCGACCGCGCGCGGCTTTCACCGACTTGATCAGATCAGCCTTCACACTCCCTTCGCTGCCGCTGTCGCCCAAATTGAAAACATTGGTGGAATCGCACACTAGCGCCAATATGCCTTCATCACCCACGGCCCGCAGTTGCTCTTCCGTGCTCGGCTGTCCGATGACGGGTTCGGCATCAAGCTTCCAGTCGCCTGTATGGAAAACCTTGCCATAAGGCGTGTCGATGAGCAGCGCGCTCATTTCCAGGATCGAGTGCGCCAAGGGCATCAGTCTGATACCGAAGGGGCCAAGCTGGAACGCATGACCCATAGGTATGACATTCAACTCGACGTCGTCGGCTATCCCCTGTTCTTCGAGCTTCCCGCGGATTAGAGCCGCAGTGAAGGGGGTGGCATAAAGCGGGACGCCGAGTTCGGCGGCAAAATAGGGCACGGCCCCGATATGGTCTTCATGGCCATGGGTCAGGATGATGCCCAGCAGGTCCGATTTGCGGTCTTCGATGAAATCGAGATCGGGCAGGATCAGGTCGATGCCCGGATATTCCGCATTGCCGAAGGTCACGCCCAGATCGGCCATAATCCACTTGCCCTGGCAGCCATAGAGATTGGCGTTCATGCCGATCTCATCCGACCCGCCTAGGGCGAGGAACAAAAGTTCATTTTTTGGAGTTGTCATGCCCCGCCTTCGCGGTTTGCATAGAGCTTGGCAAGCCCGCGCAGTGTCAAATCGGGTTCAACCCTGTCAAATAGGTGGCTGTGCTGCTGGAAAAGTGCGGCCAGCCCACCGGTTGCGATGACTTTCACCGGCCTGCCGATCTCCGCCTTCATCCGCCCGAGCAGGCCTTCGATCAGCCCGACATAGCCGAAATAGATGCCGATCTGCATTTGTCCGACGGTATCGCGGCCGATCACGCTCTGCGACGGTGGCGGTTCGATCGCGATGCGCGGCAGCATGGCGGCGGCATTGTAGAGTGCGTCGAGCGACAGGTTGATGCCCGGAGCAATGCTGCCGCCAAGATAGGACCCATCGGTACCGATGTGATCGAAGGTTGTGGCGGTACCAAAGCTGATGACTATCTTGTCGATACCGGGTTCAAGCGATTGAGCCGCGATTGCGTTGACCGCGCGGTCGGCACCCAGCGCGCGCGGCTCATCAACCTTCAGCGCAATACCCCAGCTGACCGGTTCGCGCCCGGCAATAAGCGCATCAATGCCGAAATATTTCTGGCTCAGCACCTGCAGATTGTGCAGCGCACGCGGGACAACGGTCGCGATGATGACCGCGGTGATGTCACTGCGCTTATGCCCTTCCATCTGCAACAACTGGTCAAGCCAGACGGCATATTCATCCGCCGTGCGCCGCGCGTCGGTGGCAATGCGCCAACGCTGGATGATTTCGCCGCTGTCGTCGACCAGTGCGAATTTGACGTTGGTGTTGCCGTTATCGACCG
Proteins encoded:
- a CDS encoding DUF1467 family protein gives rise to the protein MNWFSIFAIYALFWVLSAFVILPIGVRTHEELGMEKTVGQADSAPGNFRPLRVIAYTTLLSAILFGLFYANYTYGWIDRTSFDFLVKGPE
- a CDS encoding type III pantothenate kinase, giving the protein MLLAVDNGNTNVKFALVDDSGEIIQRWRIATDARRTADEYAVWLDQLLQMEGHKRSDITAVIIATVVPRALHNLQVLSQKYFGIDALIAGREPVSWGIALKVDEPRALGADRAVNAIAAQSLEPGIDKIVISFGTATTFDHIGTDGSYLGGSIAPGINLSLDALYNAAAMLPRIAIEPPPSQSVIGRDTVGQMQIGIYFGYVGLIEGLLGRMKAEIGRPVKVIATGGLAALFQQHSHLFDRVEPDLTLRGLAKLYANREGGA
- a CDS encoding citrate synthase, producing the protein MTNKVATLNLGDQQVDLPVVSGTVGPDVIDIRKLYAQTDCFTFDPGFTSTASCESQLTYIDGDEGVLLHRGYSIEELSEESSFMEVSYLLLNGELPSKQELDDFSYTISRHTMLHEQLATFYRGFRRDAHPMAIMCGVVGALSAFYHDSTDIADPVQRKIASHRLIAKMPTIAAMAYKYSVGQPFIYPDNKLSYTGNFLRMTFGVPAEEYEVIPAVEQALDRIFILHADHEQNASTSTVRLAGSSGANPFACIAAGIACLWGPAHGGANEAALNMLREIGTPDKIPHYIERAKDKNDPFRLMGFGHRVYKNYDPRATVMQKTVREVLTALKVNDPIFEVAMQLEEMALNDPYFIEKKLFPNVDFYSGIILSAIGFPTTMFTVLFALARTVGWVAQWNEMISDPGQKIGRPRQLYTGPTARPYVPVSKR
- a CDS encoding Hpt domain-containing protein produces the protein MSMEYGAFNTALTAAAGDDPALIAELRAAFIESATRQVDLLSRSRCDANWQYSCYRIKGLAASFGVSELIELADEAMAGAPGDPVIVRKLSTALKEIQLRD
- a CDS encoding ribonuclease J; this encodes MTTPKNELLFLALGGSDEIGMNANLYGCQGKWIMADLGVTFGNAEYPGIDLILPDLDFIEDRKSDLLGIILTHGHEDHIGAVPYFAAELGVPLYATPFTAALIRGKLEEQGIADDVELNVIPMGHAFQLGPFGIRLMPLAHSILEMSALLIDTPYGKVFHTGDWKLDAEPVIGQPSTEEQLRAVGDEGILALVCDSTNVFNLGDSGSEGSVKADLIKSVKAARGRVVVTTFASNAARLQTLGEVARETGRKLCFAGRSLQKIIQASQATGYLKDLPELVDMEAVDGLPRHEVMVVATGGQGEARAALARIAEGNHPVKLEEGDTVIFSSKQIPGNEIAIGHVMNHLARRNILTVTEKQAHVHVSGHPGRPELAKLYEWIRPQILVPVHGERRHMAEQARFGLHQGIAQAIVQSNGDVVRLAPKGPEKIGEEHTGRLAVDGDTIIAANGDTINQRRRLSWYGLVSVAIALDGDDNLLGDPVIRVHGVPIEEDLEDFLDEAGQAIEKTVKEWRGDMDSLRESVRLAVRRVATSWTGKKPIVDVLIVETA
- a CDS encoding sensor histidine kinase, producing the protein MPVRPPFLVIPIKAMCDPDGRLLSADPQLRRLHDESGGVESGILAVPKLLELVQLSAKTGVRVERLVRVADRTHDLDLWVEAQPSVEGIRLSILGWHEHLWGPDASAEAATIAASPYRLATRTALSIAPNGLVIRATASIRSLFGGVVQGRRIEDLLQLKSTELSWSDLLAQCETIGPLPVITPNGTALLFSADPAVNENGKLVGFHARFVEAAMLSQAEQEPSAISGGSGLGFGRQFASAVRQPLSRIMANAQTIGSRLNGHIDESYAGYAQDIATAARHLAELVGDLEDLDAIDRADFNVASEEVELGDIARRVGGLLALKAADHHIELVLPSADLKVPVIGEFRRILQIVLNLVGNAIRYAPDGSLVTVSIDPVSSSLSVSDQGQGIKAEDRQRVFEKFERLGRSGDGGSGLGLYISRRLARAMHGELVVGESPEGGAMFTLSLPKANLI